Part of the Halomarina litorea genome is shown below.
GGCGCCCCCGACGCCGATGACGAGCGCCGCCGTCAACAGCGAGTGGGCGAGCGACCGACCGGAGGGGAGGAGCGCGAAGGACCACGCCAGCGGTTTGTCGACGAGGTCCGGGAACTGCGTCCCGACGCCGAGGGCGAGGACCGGCAGCCCGGTCGGCGTCGAGCCACGTGCGGAGAGGAGCGCCCGATAGAGGAGGTAGCCGAACGCCGCGTGTCCCCAGGGCCACATTACCGATCAATCGAGCGCCCGCTCCGATACCTGCTTCGACATCGTTCCGTGCCGACAGACTGGTAAGCATCGCCCCGTCACTCACGGCAATGGCATCGACCCGGCGCGAGCGCTTCGTCTTCGGCCACGTCGCCTGGACGCTCGCGACTATCGTCGCCCTCTCTCTGCTCGGGTCGCTCACGCTCGAACTCGTCTTCGTCGTCTCGCTCATCGGCTTTCTCGTCCTCGTTGAGCTCACCGCCCCGGTTGCGGTCCGACCCGCGTGGCGTCGGCGCCTGAAGTGGGTCATCGGCCTCGGCCTCATCGTCTTCGCGTATCTCGTCGTCAAGCGCATCCTCGCCATCCTTCCGCCGGGGGTGCTCTGATGGTTCCCGACCTCGACGACCTCGGTTACCCCCGGGCGGTCCTCCTCGCGTTGACGTTCGTCGTCGCGCTCGCCGTCGTCGTCGGCGCGAGCACCTCGGGCGCGGCGTTCGGGGCGTTCAACAGCCAGTGGGACGGTGCGAGCGACCTCCGCGCCGAGGCCGGCGCGGTCGACACCGGCTCCGTACTCCTCCGGGACACCGCCCGGTACGAGACGGTAAACGCGAGCGACGCGGTCAGCGTGGTCCTCTCGCCCGACCGGGCCTACAGCGCCGAGGAGTCCGAACACATCAGGCGATTCGTCGAGCGTGGCGGGACGCTCGTGGTCGCCGAGGACGTCGGCCCCGGGGGGAACGAACTGCTGCGTGCGGTGGGGGCGAGCGCACGCCTCGACGGCCGGCCGCTGCGCGACGACCGCTACAACTTCCGGTCGCCCGCACTGCCGGTCGCGAACAACGTCACGAACGCGACCAACGCCACGAACGCGACGTGGTTGAAGACCGAGCGGCTGACGCTCAACTACGGGACCGTCGTCCGGCCGAACGGCAGCGAGGTCCTCCTGCGGAGTTCGGAGTACGGCTACCTCGACGAGAACGGCAACGACGCGCTCGACGACGGCGAGACCATCGGGAGCTACCCGGTGGTGACGGCCGAGTCGGTCGGCGAGGGACGGGTCGTCGTCGTCAGCGACTCGAGTGCGCTCATCAACGCGATGCTCGACCGACCGGGCAATCAGGCGTTCGTCAGGGGCCTGTTCGCCGACTTCGACCGGGTCCTGCTCGATTACTCGCACACCGAAGACCTGCCGCCGCTGGCGCTGGCCGTCCTCGTCGTGCGGGAGTCGGCGTGGCTACAGCTGCTCGTCGTCGGCGCGCTCGCGGGCGGAGTCGACTACTGGGCCCGCCGGGCCGAGACGGGACGCGACGGCGGGCTCGCAGCCGTCCGTCGTCGCGTCGGCGTCGGGGAGACCACCACTCCTGCGTTCGATGACGACGCCGCACGTGCCTACCTCCGACGCATGCACCCCGAGTGGGACGAGGAGCGGATCTCTCGCGTCGTCCACGCCCGCCGGAGGCGTGACTGACCGGCCGGTAGCGGGCGAGTCGGACGGGACAGAGTCCGAGAGGGCGCGTCCCCTTGGTCGGTCGCGCGTTTCGTCTACCGTGTGAAAAGCCCCCGCGAAAAGGAACGCGGTGGGGCGTTGCCTGCAGGCGAAGGGGGGCTTCCCGATCGAATGCGATACGCAGTGTCGAACAACCGGCGCTGGTTCACGCCGGGACCTCACGTCACGAGATCCGATTGTATGTTAGCACTCCACACTATATCACTCTGTTCCCCGTCCCCCCGGGAGCCGAGTTCCTCGCACACCCATGTAATAGCTCTTATACGTCCCCGCTGGAAAAGAGTCACAGATGACCGCCCGCGACCCAGCAGCAGTGTACGAGGCCCTCCGCGAGGAGATCGGGACCGTCCTCATCGGCAAGACGGACATCGTCGAGGGGCTCACCGTCGCACTGTTCACTCGCGGGCACGTCCTTCTGGAGGGCGTCCCCGGCGTCGCCAAGACGACCATCGCGAACCTCTTCGCCCGCGCGACCGGCCTCCAGTACACCCGCATCCAGATGACGCCGGACGTGCTCCCGGCGGACATCACGGGGACGACCGTCTATCGGGAGTCCGCCGGCGAGTTCGAGCTGCAGAAGGGACCGATATTCGCGAACGTGGTGGTCGCAGACGAGATCAACCGGGCGACGCCGAAGACCCAATCGGCGCTCCTCGAGGCGATGCAGGAGCGACACGTCACCATCGAGGGCCAGACGCTCGCGCTCCCGGACCCGTTCATCGTCGTGGCGACGCAGAACCCCATCGAGATGGAGGGGACCTTTCCGCTCCCCGAGGCACAGCGCGACCGCTTCGAGCTCAAGCTCACGGTCGACCTGCCCGACCACGACGAGGAGCGGGCGCTGCTCGATTCCTTCGACGCCGAACCGGAGCTCGGCCCGGACTCGGTCGACCGGGTGGTCTCCGTCGACGAGCTCCTCGACGCCCGGGAGACCGTCGCCGAGGTCTACGTCTCGGACCTCCTGAAGCGGTACATCCTCGACCTCGTCGCGGCGACCCGAGAGAGCCCCGACGTGAGACACGGCGGGTCCCCGCGCGCCTCGCTGGCCTTCCTCAACGCGGGGAAAGCGCGGGCGGCAATCCACGGGCGCGAGTACGTCATCCCCGACGACGTGAAGGCGCTCGCTCACAGCGTCCTCGCCCACCGACTCGTCTTGAGTACGGACGCCGAGTTGAGCGACGTCACCGCCCGCGACGTCGTCGACGACGTGCTCGAGGCGGTCGAGCCCCCCGGAACGGACCCCGACGAGCAGGTCGCCACCGTCGACGGGGGGACGGTGACCGAGACGGACGAAGCGGCCGACAGCGACGTGCCGAACACGGACCGGTCGGAGGACGGCGGACCGACGGACACCCACGAGTAACGCGCGAGCGGTCAGTTCGCGTCCGATTCGGCGTTCCCGGCGCTGTCTCCGGCCGCGCCCTCCCCCTCATCGCTTTCCTCGGGCGTCCACGAGCAGGTGACGAGCGCGTCGTAGCGGTCGTCGCCCGCGGTGCTGACCTCGACTTCGACGGGCGCCGCCAGCCCCGTGGCGAGGCCGACGCCGAGCAGGGAGGCGACCGGGTGGTCGAACCGGTCCGCGGGACGGTACACCGGGTCGTCGAGGCCGACCGTGAGGCGACCCTCCCCCGCACGCTCGGTATCGGCGCGCGCCACGAGTTCGAACTGCTCGACGGCGGCGTCGGCGAGCTGTCGAGCCAGCGCGGCGGGCCGGTCGGCCGGCGGGCCCGCGCGGGCGCGCTCGAACTCCTCGTAGAGCCTGCCCCCGGTGGGCGCGAGCGCGAGTCCCCGAGTGACGTCGTCGCCGGTGACGAACGTCGCGCGGAGCGCGTCGTCGGTCGGGACCTCGTCGGTCTCGTACTGCGGGATGAACAGGCGCGGACCGCCCGCCGTCGGGACGTACACGCGCGTTCCCGCGAGGCCGAGCTCGTCCGCGATGGCGGCCTCGTTGTCCGCGTACGCGCCGACGACGTGGTCGCCGACGCTCGCCGAGACGAACCGCTCGGGCGTCAGGAAGTAGGTGAGGACGGCGGCGAAGACGCCGGTCCCCCCGAGCGCGAGGAGGACGGTCCGGACGCCGGGGAACAGCACAGCGCCCGCGAGCGCAAGCCCGCCGACGAGCAGGAGCCCGAGCGCGGTCCGTCGGTACCGGGAGCGTCTAGCCGACTGGTAGGCCGCCCGGAGTCGACGGTTCTCCTCGGCGAGGAGGTCCACCCTGGCCAGCAGGTCCTCGTCGTCCGGCGGGGTGTCGTCAGACGGACGCTCGCGCTCGGCGGTCGCGTCGGCGCTCACGTGTCGCTCACCAGACCCATACGTACGCGTTCGTAGCGATGCACCCCGTAAACCAGCGTCGCTCCGGCGGCGACCAGCGCGAGCGCGGCCTGCCAGAGCGCGGCGAACGCGAACGATGCCAGCGCAGCAGTCGTGAGCATCACGGCGCCCGCGCTGAGCAAAGCGAGAGCGGCGACCGCCGGTCGGGGAGTGCTCGTCGCGTCCCGGGCGAGGACCAGCGTGGCCCCGAGAACGGCGAGGCCGACCTCGGTGAGTGTCGCCGGCGCGACGAGGACGGCCGCGACGGCGAGGCCGACCCCCGCCGCGTAGACCGGCGGTGCGAGTGCGTACAGGCCGACGACGGCCAGCGCACCAGTGACCCGAGCGAGAAGGGCGGTCGAAAACCGCGGGTCCACGAGGAGGTGCCGGGGGACGAGAACGGCGACGAGCAGCGCCATCCCGAGCACGCTGGCGAGAGTGAGCACGAGGGCGCTCGGCCGTCGGTCAGCCACGCGTGGTCACCCCCTCGCGCGTCCGTCGCGTCCGGCGGTCGGAGAGGACAGCGTCGATGCGGTCGCCGGGGACGACTTCGAGGGCGGTCACGCCGTCGAGGCGGGCGAGTTCGCGCCGGAAGTCCTCGAACGCCAGGTAGCGCTCGTAGGCGGTCTCGAGGTCGGCGAGGCCGTCGGGCTGGTAGAGCGCGCGCGGCGCGAGGGCGACGACGACGCGGTCGTCCCCGCGGCTGGCGAACTTCACGGTCTCTCGAACGCCGACCCTGTCGGTGTCGTCGGTGAACAGGAACGTCCGAATCGACCCGTGGTGGCCCTCCAACGCCTCGCGGGTGGCGGCGAACAGCGGGTTGGCCTCGACGCGGCGGACGTAGCGGTCGTTCGCGGCGAAGTACGGCCGGAGGACCTCCCCGAATCGGTCTTCCGGGAGGCGAGCGGTCGCTCGTCGCGCGGCCGCCGGACCGAACGAACTCGAGGGTGCGTCACGCTCGCCCGGCGTGGGTTCGAGCAGCCGGAGCTCCCGCCGGATGCGTTCTGCGGTTCCCTGGGCCGCGCTCACGTCGATTCGGGAGGTGATTCCCTCGTCGCCGACCGTGTAGCAGCCGACCGGGTCGTTCAACCGGTGGGCCGCGGCGGTGATGGCGAGCGCCACCTCCCGGAGGAAATCCAGCGGGCGTTCACCCTCGAGGCCGAGGCCGGTCGTCGCGCGGTGGTCGACGAGCAGCATGGTCACGAGGTCGGTCTCGGCCCGGAACTCGCGGACCTGCGGGCGGCCGAGACGGGCGGTCGCCTTCCAGTCGATCCGGCGGGCGGCGTCGCCGATCGTGTACTCGCGGAGCCCCTCCGGGTCGAGGCCGGCCGTGCCGAACTTGCCTACCTCGTGGTCGCCGTACCCGATGGCGACTCCCTCGCCGCGCTCGCCCACGCGGACGTTTCGTGGGACGCGCGGGTCGACAGTCACCGATACGGACTCCCCGCGACCGAGTGACTCCGTGTAGAGGCCGGCGGGGTCGCGCGTCTCGACGGTGGGCTGCTCGAGGGTGAACGAACCGGCGACGGGAAACGTGACCTCGAACGACCCCGTTACCCGCCGGTCCTCGGGCGCGAGCGTGACGGTCCGGTCGGCCGCGGTCGACCCGCGTGCGCTGACCGGCGGGGCCGCGCGAGCGGTGACGGAGAGCCCCGTCGTCGCGGGGAGGGCGAGCGAGAGTGTCACCCCTATCGAGTCGTCGGTCGCCACGCGCGCGGGTGTCGCCGTCTGGTCGACGACCAGCGTGTCGTCGAGCCGGGCGATATCGCGCGTGAAGAGGAGCTGACGGGCGAGGAGCCACGCGCCGACGAGCGCCGCGGCCGCGAGCAACAGCGGGCGCTGGAGGAGGACCGCGAGTGACGCGAAGCCGACGCCGAGTGCGACCGCCGCCCAGAACCGGCGCGTGACCTGCACACGGCGAGTGAACGCCCGCGGCGAATTGAAGGTACTGGTGTCGCCGACGCGAGCAACAACACACAAGGGTCGTCGCACCGGAGCGTCGGTATCGTGACAGCTCGGGCCCTGCTCGCGCTCCTCCTCGCGGTCGCGCTGGTCGCCCCGACGGGGATGGTGGCCGGAACGCCGAGTCCGACGAGCGCGGCCGATACGACGGGCTCGACCGACGTGACGGGCGCGGCCCCCGGTATCGCGCAGGCGACTCCCCCGGACAACGTGACGAACGGGTCGGTCCGCCACCGCGACCCCGCGGCGGTCGGGGAGGACGGGAGCGTCGAGGACCTCCGGCGGTGGCTCGTCGGGCAACTGGCCGGCCGGTTGGACGGGGGGGCCATCCAGCTGAGCGAGGGGGACTACGACGCGGCGCGTCGCCTCCTCGGAGACCAGTACAGCAAGCGCCTCGACCAGCTAGTCGACGTCGTCGGCGACACCGAGACCACGCGGACGCTCAACCGGACGCGTGAGAACCAGGAGGAGACGACCGAGGCCGTCCGCGAGTACCGCGAGACCGCCGAGGAGTACCGCGAGGCCCGCGAGAACGGGAACAACACGAGAGCGCGAGCACTGGGCCGCGAACTCGAGCTCATCAGCGAGCGCGTCACCAGGAACGCCAACGAGACGCGCGCGGGGTACGGCCGACTCGGCAACCAAACGGGCGCGGACTTCACCGAGGCCAGCGTCGCCATCGCGAACGTCTCGGCGAACGTCTCGGAGACGCAGGCGGAGATCCGCGACGAACTGTTCCGGGAGACGAACCTCACGGCGAGCGCCGACGGCGAGACGGTGTCGTTCACCGACCCGCTGGTCGTCGAAGGGGAGCTCCGGACAGAGAACGGGACAGCCATCGGTGACGAGCCCATCCGACTGCGCGTCGGCAACCGGACCTATGCGACCCAAACGGACGACGAGGGGCGGTTCACGGTGACGTATCGTCCGGTGACGCTTCCGGTCGACGCGACGAACGTCACCGTCGAGTTCCGCCCCGCCAACCGGTCTGCGTACCTGCGCTCCGCGACGACGCTTCCGGTGCGCGTCGAGCAGGTCACGCCTACCGTGTCGGTCAACCGGACGCCCTCGGCGGTGGCGTACAACGAGACGCTGACCGTCACGGGGCGAGTGAGCGCCGACGAGGTGGGCGCGCCCGCGCCGGTCGCGGTGGTCGTTGGGGACCGGCGAGTCGCACGCGGGCGAGCCGACGGGAACGGGACGTACCGGATCCGGGTCAGCCTCCCGGCGAGCGTCGACGCCGGCGAGCGGCCCGTGCGCGCCGTCGTTCCACTCGAAGGGCGCGCGCTCGCTCGCGCGGAGGCGTCGGCGACGGTGACCGTCGAGGAGACGGCCACCGCGCTGTCGCTCGACGCCCGGCAGGTCGCCGACCGGACCGTCCAGGTGAGCGGTCGATTGACGACGGCGTCCGGCGAGGCGCTGGGCGACCGGACCGTTCGCATCGAACACGACGGCTCCGAGCTGACGACGGTCCGGACGGACGCGTCGGGGCAGTTCCGGACGCGCGTCGATGTGCCCGAGGCGACCCCGGACAACGGGACGTTCGCCGTGAACGCGACGTTCGCGGGGTCCGGGACGAACCTCGACAGGGCGCAGGGAGGGGCGACCGTCGAACTGGTCGACCTGACCGATGGGGACCCCGAGAACTCCTACGGCGATGGCGTCGGCGGGCAGGTGGCCGGCCTGCTCCTGCGCAACCCCGTCGCGCTCGCGTCGCTTCTGGCCGGATTGCTCGTTCTCGCCGGGGCGGGCGCGTACGCGGTACTGACGGGGAGCGACGCGGACGACGATATCACCGATAGCGTCGACGAGGGCGTCGAAGCCGGCGGGGAGAGCGCACCCGAGCCCACGTCTGCAACATCGATGGCGGCGTTGCTCGACCGGGCACGTGGTCAGATCTCCGAGGGGTCGACGGACGCGGGGGTCGTCACGTTGTACGCGGCGACGCGCCGCCTGCTCGAGGCGGGGCTGCCCGACGAGTACGGCCGGACCCACTGGGAGTTCTACCGGAGTGCGCGCGAGCGCCTCGACGGGGGCGAGTCGGGCGTCCTCCGCGAGCTGACCGAGGCGTACGAGCGAGCGGCGTTCTCGCCGGACTCGACGCCGACCGAACGGGCACAGGCACTCATCGAGCGGGTCGGGGAGTTCCGCGACGGCGACGACCCATCGGCCGACTGATCGGCGCGGCGGCCGGCTCGACGGTCGGCGGTCCGGGGAGCCACCGGCGAGCAGCGGTCGTCAGTCGTCGGTCGCGAGTTCGGTGTGTGGACGGAAGTGCCCCGTCTGCGCGTAGAGGCCACCAAGCAGGAGTCCACCGGCGAGCAGCGGGACGACCGCACAGGCGGCGTAGACGGTCGTGAAGCCCAGCGAGTCGACGAGGGGGAGCGAGACCATCGGCCCGAGGCCGCCGCCCAGGTCGCCGAGGATGTTGTTCGTCCCCATCGCCCGACCCATGCGGTCGGTGGGCGTCAGGTCCGCGAGCAGCGCCATCAGGGGGCCGCTCGTTCCGCCCTGCCCGGCACCGATGAGGACGCACGCGGCGACCAGAAGCGGGAGGGAATCGGCGAGCGCGAGGAGAACGAACCCGAGAAACGAGACGACGAGAAAGCCGAGGAGAACGGGTGTCCGGGTGCCCTGCAGGTCGCTCGCCTTCCCGCCGGCGAGCATGAACACGGACGCCGAGACGACGGTGACGGCCATCAACAGCCCGGACATCCCCTGCGGACCGTAGCCCCAGACGCCGATAGCGTTGGCCTCGAGGAAGAGCACGAGCGTGGAAAACAGCGCCCCCAGATAGGCGAAGTAGAGTCCGAAGTTCACCAGACCCACCGTCAGCGTCGGGAGGCTCGTCTCCAGTTCCCACGGTCGAATCGCGGTTCGGCGTTCGGTGACGTGGGTCTCGGGGACCAGCAGGTAGGCGATCGCGCTCGCCAGGAAGGCGAAGGCGGCGGCGACCACGAACGCCGTCGCGATGCTGTAGACGTCGCTGACGACGCCGCCGAGGACGAGGCCCGCAGGGAAGCCGAGCGTGATACCCCCGCGGACGACGCCCATGCTCGTCCCTCTCGACCGGCCCGTCGAGACGTCCGCGGCGATTGTGTAGGCCGTGGCGAAGACCATCGCGCTGCCGACACCCCAGACGATCCGGGCGGCGAGAAACCACGCCTCGGGGAGCGACGAATCGAGGGCGACGACGTACCCCAGCGTGGCGACGCTCTCGACGAACAGCCCGACGACCAGCGGTGTCCGCGTGCCGACGCGGTCGATGAGCGACCCCGCGGGTCCGTTTGCGAGGATGCGCATAAACCGGTTGGCGCTCAGGATGAGGCCGACGAGGACCGGCGAGATGCCGAGGACGGCCCCGAGATTCGGCAGGATGGGAAAGACCACGCCACCGCCGAAGCCGACGAAGAACGTACTCGCGATGAGCGCGAGCACCACCGAGCGCGGGCGAGTCATCTGGTCGGTCGACGGCTCCGTATCGGAGGGGTGTAGTTCATCACGGGGAGCGTTCGTTCGTCGACTACTCGCTGAGGGGGATTAAGTCACCGGGGAGTGTACGGTAGGGTATGCAACCGGACGGAGCGGACACCGACGACGCTGCGTGGACGTGGCAGGTCCTCCAGCAGGTGACCGAAACGACGCGGGCGAACCTCCTCGCCGACGTCGTCGGCCACCCTGACGGCGCCCCGAGCGTCGACGAACTGGACTACATGAATCCCAGTCTCTCCGTCGACACGATCCGCCGGCATCTCGCGCTACTCAGAGAGGCGGGCGTCATCGAGGAGCTAGTCGTCCCGAACGGCGAGCGGACCCGCGGGTATCCGTACAAGTTCTACCGCGTCACGTCGGCCGCCCGTGACCTCTTCGACCGAAACGGGTTGTTCCCGCGGGACGCGTGGCGACGACAGTACCAGCGCGTCACGAAGACACCAGAGATACGAGAACTCGAGGCCATGCCACGGCCGTCTCCGAGCGAGAACTCGACCCGACCAGCGGCCTCTCCGTCCAACGACTGATCGGACCGTCGGGGAGCGCCCTCGACTGCCAGTCAACTGATTTTTACCCGGCCGCGAGATAGCTCAACCAGATGGACGCACGACTGTTGCTCCCGCGGCCGGTCCGCCGGTTGCCCGCCGATCTCGCGGCAGTCGTGCTCGCCACGCTCCTGACGAACCTGTTCGTCCTCGCCCCCCTCCTGCGCGAGACGCCCGTTCGAATCGTGTTCGGGCTCGTCTTCGTGCTGTTCGTCCCCGGCTACGCCTTCATCGCGGCGCTGTTCCCCGAGGCGGGGAGCGAGCCGGGAGCGGACGGCGACCCGGAGGCGTTCGACGAACCGCTCGAGGACGAGCGAGGCATCAGCGGCCTCGAACGGGTCGCCCTCTCGCTGGGGACGAGCATCGCCATCGTCCCGCTCATCGGGCTGGTGTTGAACTTCACCCCCTTCGGGATTCGACTGGTGCCCATCCTCGCGAGCGTGAGCCTGTTCACGCTCGGCTGCGTTGCCGTGGGCGCGCGTCGGCGCTGGCGGCTGCCCGCCGACGAACGCCTCGTCGTCCCCTACCGCGAGTGGGCGACGGGCGTGCGGACCGAGCTGTTCGAACCCGACACGCGTGGGGACGCCATCCTGAACGTCGTGATGGTCATCAGCATCCTGCTGGCCGTCTCGAGCGTCGGGTACGCCGTGATGGTCCCGAAGGAGGGCGAGTCGTTCACCGAACTCTACTTGCTCACGCAAAACGAGACGGGCGACCTCGTCGCCGACGACTACCCGACGAACTTCACGCGCGGCGAGGGGCAGTCGCTGTACGTCGGCGTCGGGAACCACGAACACGAGCGGGTCAACTACACGGTGGTGGTCGAACTCCAGCGCGTGGACGTCCAGTACTTCGAGAATGGGACCCGTGTGTCGAACGTCACCAACGCGACGAACGTGACGAACGTCTCCGTCGAAGTCCTCGAAGAGGAGGAACTCCAGCGGTTCTCGCCGACGGTGGGCGACAACGAAACCTGGCAGGAGCGTCATACCGTGACGCCGACGCTGACGGGCGATCGGTTGCGGCTGGTCTATCTGCTGTACAAGGGAGACGTGCCGGCCGAGCCGACGACTGAGAACGCCTACCGGGAGGTACATCTGTGGGTGAACGTCAGCGGCGATGAGCGTCGGGAGTGAGCGCCCGCAAGCAAGCAATCGGGGTAACTGGCCAAAACGAACACACCGCGAACAACTACTCGAACAATCGTGTTTTTACCTGTGATATCCGGGAATGCGGTAAAATCGGTCGGAGATACATTTTATTCAATCTACTCATCTTACGGTTAATACCAAGTATCCGAAACTACTATACCATCTTCGCCGTCATGTTGTTCTGAGAACATTGGCAGAAATGGGAACATGTGAGAGACTGTGGACGGATTTGACGCACGAGGGAAGGGATTAACGGTGTCACGAGGATCAAGTCAACGAGCGGGAGCGGAGTCCGAGTCACTCACAGCGAGCCAGCCGGCACTCGGTATCGTCGCGACCCGGGACAACGCCAGCGACGTGGCCGGGGCGATTCTCCGCGCCCACGACGAGGGCTACGAGGTGTTCGTCGCGACGAACGCCGTCGACGACCTCGAGGCGACCCGCTTTGCCGACCAGCTCGGCGCGACCGTCATCGAGACGAACGAGGTCGGCCGCGACCCCCTCGTCCAGTCGCTCTCGCAGGCCGCCCGCCATCACGGCCATCCGGGATTGCTCTATCACGAACACCCGAGCGAGCCCATCGACTTCGAGGCGAGCACCGACGCGATGTACGGCCAGCCGGAGTACGTCTGTGAAACGGAGGTCGCACCGACCGTTCGGTCGGAGCCGACCGTCCTCGCCGCGATTCCGGCGTACAACGAGGGTGCGGCCATCGCGGACGTGGTCCGTGGGGCGCGGGAGTACGTCGACGAGGTGCTCGTCATCGACGACGGGAGTACCGACGCGACTGTCAGTGAGGCCGTGCGGACGGGCGCGACCGTCATCGAACACGAGACGAACAAGGGATACGGCGGAGCGCTGAAGACCGCCTTCCGGGAGGCCAAGCGGAGCGGTGCCGACCATCTGGTGATTCTCGATGGGGATGGACAACACAACCCGAGCGACATTCCGGACTTGCTACGAGTGCAGCGGGAAGACGAAATCGAGGTGGTCATCGGAAGTCGGTTCGCTGGAGAGGTGGTATCGACGTTACCGCTGTACCGGCGTTTCGGCCTCGCAGTGGTGAACCTACTGACGAACCTAAGTCTCGGTGTCGTTCGGTCTGACTCCCGCGTCCGCGATACACAGAGTGGGTTCCGAGCGTACAATCGGGACGCTATCGAGTCCCTAGCCACCGACCGAACGCTCGGCGACAACATGAGTGCGAGTACGGACATCCTGTACCACGCCCACAGTCGTGATTATCGGATTCGGGAGGTCGGAACCGTAATCGATTATGAAGTCAAGAATGGGAGTACGCACAGTCCGCTTTCCCATGGCATCTCACTGGTTGGCAACATTCTCAAAACAGTAGAACGAAAGCGGCCAGTCTCAGCGCTGGGCGTCCCGGGCTTTGTCAGTTCCATCGTCGGTATTGGATTCGGTTACATGACACTCGCGAACTACATCGACTCTGGGGTATTTCCGCTAGGGCTCGCGATGGCGTCCGTGTTCTTCGTCCTCGCAGGGATTTTCTCCTGCTTCACCGCCATCATTCTCCATTCGCTGAACTCGCACTACAAGAGCCAACCGTGGTTTGATTCGTGACGAAGCCCGACAAAATCGTACAGAAAGAGCGTAGCTATGCTGAGAGCGATTGATTGAAATAACGAACATGCAACCGAGAAGATAGATGAGTTCGATTTGCGTTCATGGCCTGGGCTATATCGGCCTCCCGACCGCTGCGATGTTAGCGAACAACGGTCATTCCGTCCGGGGGTACGACATCGATGCGGCACGAGTTAAACGCCTCGAGGAAGGGGAGAGTTCGATCGACGAGCCGGGGCTGGACGACTTCGTCCAAACGGCAATCGAGTCCGGCGCGTTGACGGTTACCACAGAAATTCGCCCTGCAGAGTACCACGTCATCTGTGTTCCGACACCATTCGATGTCGAACAGAGAGAGGCCGACCTAAGTTACGTCAGGGCA
Proteins encoded:
- a CDS encoding DUF1616 domain-containing protein, with amino-acid sequence MDARLLLPRPVRRLPADLAAVVLATLLTNLFVLAPLLRETPVRIVFGLVFVLFVPGYAFIAALFPEAGSEPGADGDPEAFDEPLEDERGISGLERVALSLGTSIAIVPLIGLVLNFTPFGIRLVPILASVSLFTLGCVAVGARRRWRLPADERLVVPYREWATGVRTELFEPDTRGDAILNVVMVISILLAVSSVGYAVMVPKEGESFTELYLLTQNETGDLVADDYPTNFTRGEGQSLYVGVGNHEHERVNYTVVVELQRVDVQYFENGTRVSNVTNATNVTNVSVEVLEEEELQRFSPTVGDNETWQERHTVTPTLTGDRLRLVYLLYKGDVPAEPTTENAYREVHLWVNVSGDERRE
- a CDS encoding glycosyltransferase family 2 protein; protein product: MDGFDARGKGLTVSRGSSQRAGAESESLTASQPALGIVATRDNASDVAGAILRAHDEGYEVFVATNAVDDLEATRFADQLGATVIETNEVGRDPLVQSLSQAARHHGHPGLLYHEHPSEPIDFEASTDAMYGQPEYVCETEVAPTVRSEPTVLAAIPAYNEGAAIADVVRGAREYVDEVLVIDDGSTDATVSEAVRTGATVIEHETNKGYGGALKTAFREAKRSGADHLVILDGDGQHNPSDIPDLLRVQREDEIEVVIGSRFAGEVVSTLPLYRRFGLAVVNLLTNLSLGVVRSDSRVRDTQSGFRAYNRDAIESLATDRTLGDNMSASTDILYHAHSRDYRIREVGTVIDYEVKNGSTHSPLSHGISLVGNILKTVERKRPVSALGVPGFVSSIVGIGFGYMTLANYIDSGVFPLGLAMASVFFVLAGIFSCFTAIILHSLNSHYKSQPWFDS